Below is a genomic region from Nocardioides panacis.
GACGATGGGCAACGCGCTGCTGATCCAGTTCCCGGGTCGCCGGTTCGAGCGCACGCTGGTGCCGTTCATCTCCTCGGTGGCCGAGGCTCGTGAGGTGGTCGCCCGGCTCGACGCCGTGCTGGACACCGGCGGACCCACCCCGCTCGTGTTCACCACCGCCGCCGACGACGACGTACGCCGGGAGCTGCGCCGCACCCGGTGCCCGATGATCGACTTCTTCGACCTGCACATGGAGCACGTCGAAGCCGTGCTGGGCGCACGCGGTGCGCACGCAGCGGCCCGGTTGCACGGTGTCGGCGACGTGAAGCGCTACAACAGCCGCATGCAGGCGATCGAGTACGCCATCGAGCACGACGACGGGCAGAGCCTGCGCGCGCTGGAGAAGGCCGACGTCGTCCTGCTCGCCCCGTCCCGGTGCGGGAAGACCCCGACCTCGATGTACCTCGCCCTCCAGCACGGCATGTTCGTGGCCAACTACCCCCTGGTCGACGAGGACTTCACGAGCACGCACGAGCTTCCGCGGCCGGTCGCCGAGCTCGGCCACCTGTGCTTCGGGCTGGTCACCTCGCCCTCCCGGTTGTCCGCCGTCCGCAACGAGCGTCGCCCCGGGTCCCGGTACGCCTCCATCGAGCAGTGCACCTTCGAGCTGCGACGGGCCCGGGCCCTGTACGAGGCGAACGACCTCCCGGTCATCGACTCCTCGACCAAGTCGGTCGAGGAGATGTCCACCATCATCTTGCAGACGCTCAGGAAGAACCGACCGATCGCTTGAGGAGCCCGTCCATGACTGACAACGTCCGATGGTTCGACCAGATCAGCCTCCAGGACCTGGAGCAGGTCGGCGGCAAGAACGCCTCCCTCGGCGAGATGGTCGGGAACCTGTCGTCGCTGGGCGTGCGGGTGCCCGACGGGTTCGCCACCACGGCCGACGCGTTCCGGCGCTTCATCGGCGAGACCGGCCTGGCCGAGCGGATCAGCTCGGACCTGGCCGGCCTCGACACCGACGACGTACGACGGCTGGCCGAGGTCGGTCGGTCGATCCGCGAGGCCGTGGCGGCCCAGCCGTTCCCGCCCGACCTCGAGGAGGACATCCGCTCGGCCTACGAGAAGCTGTCGTCGGGCGACGCGGAGCGTTCGTTCGCCGTGCGTTCGTCGGCGACCGCGGAGGACCTGCCCGACGCCTCGTTCGCCGGGCAGCAGGAGACGTTCCTGAACGTGCGCGGCATCGACGCGGTCCTGCACGCGATCCGCGAGGTCTTCGCCTCGCTCTACAACGACCGGGCGATCGCCTACCGGGTGCACCACGAGTTCGACCACGACGCCGTGGCACTCTCGGCGGGCGTCCAGCAGATGGTGCGCTCTGACGTCGGTGCGTCCGGGGTGATGTTCACGATGGACACCGAGTCGGGCTTCACCGACGCGGTGTTCGTGACCTCGTCGTACGGCCTCGGCGAAGCGGTCGTGCAGGGCGCGGTGAACCCCGACGAGTTCTACGTCTACAAGCCCGCGCTGCGCGCCGGCCGACCCGCGATCCTCAAGCGCGGCGTCGGGTCGAAGACCACCAAGATGGTCTACACCGACGACCCGGCGGTCGGCCGCACGACGGAGTTCGTGGACACCGAGGAGGCCGAGCGCCCGCTGCTCAGCCTCACCGACGACGAGGTCGAGGAGCTGGCCCGCCACGCTCTGACGATCGAGGAGCACTACGGCCGGCCGATGGACATCGAGTGGGGCAAGGACGGCCTCGACGGCCTGCTCTACGTGCTGCAGGCCCGGCCCGAGACCGTGCAGTCGCGGGTGACCGGCGCCCAGCAGCGGTACCGGATGGACGCCACCGGCGACGTCGTCGTCGAGGGCCGGGCCATCGGCCAGCGGATCGGCGCCGGCGCGGTGCGGGTGCTGCGGACGGTCGAGCAGATGCACGAGTTCGTCCCCGGCGAGGTGCTGGTCGCGGACATGACGGACCCCGACTGGGAGCCCATCATGAAGCGCGCGTCCGCCATCGTCACGAACCGCGGCGGCCGCACCTGCCACGCCGCCATCATCGCCCGCGAGCTCGGCATCCCGGCGGTCGTCGGCACCGGCACCGCGACCAAGGTGCTCGAGGACGGACGCCCGGTGACGGTGTCCTGCGCCGAGGGCGACACCGGCCTCGTGTACGACGGCGAGCTCGCGTTCACCGTCACCGAGACCGAGCTCGAGCAGATGCCCGAGATCGCCACGAAGATCATGATGAACGTCGGCACGCCCGAGCAGGCCTTCGCCTTCTCGCGGCTGCCGAACGCCGGCGTCGGCCTGGCCCGCCTGGAGTTCATCATCAACCGCCAGATCGGGATCCACCCCAAGGCACTCCTCGAGCTGGAGACCCTGGACGGTCCGCTGCGCGACCAGATCACCGAGACGATCGCGGCCTACCCCGGCCCCCGCGAGTTCTTCGTGCAGCGGGTGGCCGAGGGCGTCTCGATGATCGCGGCGGCCTTCGCGCCGAACCCGGTGATCGTCCGGATGAGCGACTTCAAGTCCAACGAGTACGCGAACCTCACCGGCGGCGAGCTCTACGAGCCGCACGAGGAGAACCCGATGATCGGCTACCGCGGCGCGTCGCGGTACCTCTCGCCCGACTTCGTGGACTGCTTCGCGATGGAGGCCGAGGCGCTCAGGTACGTCCGCGACACGATGGGCCTGACCAACGTCAAGATCATGATCCCGTTCGTCCGCACCCTCGCCGAGGCCGAGGGCGTCATCGACCTGCTCGCCCGGCACGGGCTGCGCCGCGGCGAGAACGACCTGCAGGTGATCATGATGTGCGAGGTGCCCTCGAACGCCATCCTCGCGGACCAGTTCCTCGAGCACTTCGACGGGTTCTCGATCGGCTCGAACGACATGACCCAGCTGACCCTCGGCCTGGACCGGGACTCCGCCCTGGTCGCCGCCTCCTTCGACGAACGCGACCCCGCCGTCTCGTTCATGCTCGAACGGGCCATCCGCGCCTGCCGTGCGGCCGGGAAGTACGTCGGCATCTGCGGGCAGGGGCCGAGCGACCACCCCGACATGGCTCAGTGGCTGCTCGACCAGGGCATCGAGTCGATGTCCCTCAACCCGGACACGGTGGTGGACACCTGGCTCCGTCTCGCCAAGAGCACGACCCCGGCCTGAGCGGTCCGGCGGTCAGGGGTTGCGGGTCGCGCGGATGGTCGGGCTGGTGTCGGCCTTGCAGCCGATGACGTGCCGGACCCGGGCGTAGAACCTGCCCTCGGTCCCGGTGTTCCCGGTCGACCACCGGTAGACGCCGCCCTCGAGGGACGCGGTGTCCGTGGCGAACCGCACGTCGTCCCCGCCGCCACGAGCGCCCTTCTGCCGGACCACGACGACCACCCGGTCGGCCGCACACCTCTTCGGGCGAGGGCTCGTCACGACGCCGGACAGGTCGGTGCCCTCCGCCTGGATGGTGACCGTCGTGCTCGCGTCGCCCGGTGCGCCGGCGGCGGAGGCACCGGTGCCCAGACCCGCCGCGACGGCGATCGCCAGGACCGGGACGGTCAGCAGCGTGCCTCTCATGACCCACCTCCACGGACGGTGTCGTCGGTCGGACCACTCCCGCGAGCGTAGGTCGCCGGACCTGCCGCCAGAAGGCCCCGACCGGACCATTGCGCCCCACCCGGTGGGGGGTCGGCCCGGCCGGGCGAGGCGGCCCGGGGACGCCTTGACGACGCTCAGGTCCGCGGCGCACCGTGGAGGGACCGACGCACCACGGGCAGCCACGACGCCGTCGAGCGAGGAGGCACAGATGAGCAGCGTCGACACCAGCACCGAGACCGCGACCGCCAGCCCCCCGGTGAAGCCCGGCGAGATGCGGCTCGAGGTGGTGCTCGTGGCGGTCTCGGACGTCGACCGGGCGAAGCGCTTCTACGAGGGCCTGGGCTGGCGCCTCGACGCGGACCTCGTCGTCGACGACGGCTACCGGGTGGTCCAGCTGACGCCCCCCGGGTCCGCCTGCTCGATCATCTTCGGCACGGGGGTCACGACGGCCCCACCGGGCTCGGCGGAGGGGCTGCAGCTCTCGGTCTACGACATCGACGAGGCCCGCGAGGACCTCCTCGCGCGGGGGGTCGAGGTCAGCGAGCCGTTCCACGACGTGACCGGCATCTTCCACCACGCCGGCACCGAGGGACGCCTCGACGGTGCCGCGCCGGAACGCGCGGACTACGGCTCGTTCGCGTCGTTCACCGATCCCGACGGCAACGGCTGGCTGCTCCAGGAGATCAAGACCCGGTTGCCGGGCCGCTGAGGGGAGACGCACATGGGCACGACCTACGAGTCCGTGAGCGACCTCGCGCAGGCCCTGCGGCGGGCTGCCGAGGCGCACGGGCAGCACGAGGAACGGACCGGCGAGGCCGACCCGGACTGGCCGGACTGGTACGCGCTGTACATGGTCCGGGAGCGCGCCGACGAGGAGCTCCCGACATGACCAGCGACTACGACGTGATCGTGCTCGGCGGCGGCTCGCCGGGCGAGCACTGTGCCGGAGCCCTCGCCGAGGGCGGTCTGCGGGTGGCCGTCGTGGAGCGCGAGCGGGTGGGCGGGGAGTGCTCCTACTGGGCCTGCATCCCGTCGAAGACGCTGCTGCGGCCGGGCGAGGCGGTCCACGGGGCGAACGAGGCCGCCGCCACCGCCCGGGTCGACGTGCAGGCGGTCCTGGCCTGGCGCGACTTCATGGTCTCGGACTACTCCGACGCCGGGCAGGAGCGCTGGCTGGCGGACCAGGGCATCGACCTGCTGCGCGGCACCGGCCGGCTGGCCGGCCCGGGCGTCGTCGAGGTCGACGGCGCGCGCCGCACCGCCGACCACGTGGTGCTCGCGAACGGCGCCGACCCGGTGGTGCCGCCGGTGCCCGGCCTGCGCGAGCTCCCGGGCGTCTGGACGAGCCGCGAGGCGACGTCCATGCGGGCCGTCCCGCGCCGGCTGCTGATCATGGGTGGCGGGCCGGTCGGGGTCGAGATGGCGCAGGCGGTGCGCCGGCTCGGGGGCGAGGTCGTGCTGGTCGACATGGCCGCGCACCTGCTCGCCCGGGAGCCGGCTCCGCTCGGCGAGGCGCTGGGCGAGGTCCTGCTCCGCGAAGGCGTCGAGCTCGCCCTGTCCGCCGGCGTGACCGCCGTACGACGCGACGGCGAGGACTACGTCGCGACGCTCGACGACGGGCGGGAGCTGCGCGGCGACCGGCTGCTGGTCGCCACCGGCCGGCGCCCGCGGGTCGACGGGCTCGGCCTCGAGACCGTCGGCGTCGAACCGGACGTGCACGGGGTCCCGGTCGACGCGCACCTGCGCGCGGCGGAGAACCTGTGGGCGATCGGCGACGTCACAGGCCTGTGGCCGCTCACGCACGTCGGGAAGTACCAGGGCGAGGTGGTCGCCGCCAACATCCTCGGGGAGGCACGACGGGCCAACTACGAGGCCGTGCCTCGTGTGACCTACACCGACCCACAGGCCGCGGCGGTGGGCGCCGCGCAGGACCGCTTCAGCGCCACGGCGCTCTTGTCCGAGGTGGCCAAGACCGCCACCTACACACGCGCCTACGCAGAGAGCAACGGCTTCCTGACCCTGCTGAGCGACGGTCGGCGGCTGACCGGCGCCTACGCGCTCGGCCCGGAGGCGGGCGAGTGGCTGCAGCAGGCCACGGTCGCCATTCGCGCACACGTCCCGCTCGACCTCCTGCGCGACACGATCCAGCCGTTCCCGACGTTCTCCGAGATCTACGTCGCCGCGCTGAAGTCGCTCGGCGCCGAGGTCGCGGCGGGCTACCAGACGGTCGGCGCGGCACCACCGGAGGCGGGACCGTGACCACCGAGAGGGTCCCGGCACCCGGACGCGAGCCGGACCTGCTGGGCCAGACCGTCGTGGTGATCGGCGGCAGCGCGGGGATCGGCCTGGAGACCGCGAGACGGGCCCGGGCCGAGGGAGCCGACGTCATCCTGACCGGCCGCGACGGCGAGCGGCTGCGGCGCGCCGCGACCGACCTCGACGCGCTGGGCACCGCGACGTTCGACGCGCACGACATGGCCGCCCTCGAAGGGTTCTTCGCGGGCCTCGAGGCTCCGATCGACCACGTGATGGTGACCGCCGGGCGGCCCTACTACGCACCGCTGGCCGAGATGGACTTCGACGAGGCACGCCGGGCCCTGTCCGAGCACCCGATGGTGATGCTCGGGGCGGCGCGGTACGCCGGACCCCGGGTGCGTCCGGGAGGCACGCTGCTGTTCATGGGCGGCACCGGTGCCCGCCGCACGGGCGTCGGTCTCGGGATCATCTCGGCGACGACCGCGGCCCTGCCGGCGCTGACCGCCAACCTGGCGCTGGAGATCGCGCCGGTCCGCGTGAACCTGATCGCCGCCGGCTTCGTCGACACACCGCTGTCGGCGTCGCTGCTCGCCGACCAGCTCGAGGCCCGCCGCGACCAGCTGCGCAGCACCCTGCCGATCGGGCGCGTGGTCGGTCCGGCCGACGTGGCGGCGCTGGCGGTCCACCTCATGACCAACACCGCCCTGACCGGGGCGACGTACGACATCGACGGCGGCCAGCAGCTCGTCCCCGGCTGACCAGCCGCGGTGGACCATCGACCGAAGGGCCTCCACCATGCGCTCCGACATCGTCCCGGGCGGCACGTTCCCCGACTACGAGCTGCCCGACCACACGAACGTCCCCAGGAGGCTCAGCGAGCTCCAGGGGGGGCGACCCGGTCGTGCTCACCCTCGCCCGCGGCCACTACTGCCCCAAGGAGCACCAGCAGCACCTCGAGCTCGCCGCGTTCTACCCGAGGATCGCGGTGGCCTACACGCAGGTGGCGACCATCGCGACCGACGAGCACCACGAGCTCCAGGAGTTCCGCGCCTCGGTCGGCGCGCAGTGGACGTTCCTCTCCGACCCCGGACGCACCGTCCAGCGGGACCTCGACATCGCGGAGTACACCGACCCCGACCACGACCCGATGATCCCGCACACCCTCGTCCTGAAGCCCGGGCTCGTGGTGCACAGCATCTACAACGGCTACTGGTTCTGGGGTCGCCCCTCGGTCACGGACCTCTGGCACGACCTGCGGGAGGTCACCCGGGAGATCCGTCCCGACTGGGACCTCAGCACCCCCGGGCTCCGGGACGCCTGGGACGCCGGGGACCTCTCCCGCTTCCACGGCTGGGACCGGCGGGCCGCCGCCGGTGCGGGCCGCTCCTGACGTCGCCGCCCGACCCGGCGCTAGTCCGTCCCCGGTCCCTCCGGCGCGGTGTCGCCGTACGCCCGGACCTCCGCGATCCTGCCGGTGCGGCCCACGCTGAAGACGCCGAGCGCCGCCTGACGCAGCGGCTGCGAGACGTCCCGGCGCACGACGTTGTGCTCCAGGGCGCACACGCGGCCGTCGTCGACGAGTGCACAGGGCTCCACGGGGACGCCGCCGGCGGGGAACAGCCCCGCGTAGTAGGCGCTCAGGGCGTCCGGACCGCGGTGCACGTGCCGGCCCGACGGGTCGTGGGCACAGCCGTCCGGTTCGAAGGCGGCCACGACCCCCTCGACGTCTCCGGCCGCGAACGCCCCCCAGGTACGTCGCCACGGCGTCCGGGACGGGCAGGTCGGGGTCCGCCTGCAGCAACGGGGGACGGCTCGTGCGTCGGCCCGTGAGCGGCCGGCTCGAGAAGTAGACCCGCACCTCGTCGATGCGCCCGTCCGGCTCGCGCTCGGCGACCACGGCGACCGGCAGGTCGACCGGGCCGTGCTCGGTGTCGAGGTGCAGGACCACCTCCTCGAACCCGGACCGCTCGTGGATGACGTGGTCGACGTCGTCCACCGACGCGTGGCGCTCGTGCAGCCAGGCGCTGGTCTCGGCGACGAACGCCCGGAACGCCGCCTTGCCCCTGATCCGACCGCGCACCGGGTCGTGCACCTGCGGCTCGCCGGCGAACGACTCGACCAGCGGGTCGGGGTCACCGGCCATCAGGCCGTCGAAGTACGGCACGGACACCAGCTCGTCGCGACGTCGCTCGTCCAGGATCCGCTGCAGCGACGGCGCTGTGAACAGCTCGGGCACCCACGGCATGACAACCAGCGTCCCACAGCCGCTCGCGGTCAGAGGTCCACGACGAGGTCCGCCGTCGGCCGCGCCGAGCAGATGAGCAGCTCGTCGCCGCCGGGTGGCTCGAGCGGCGGCGTCACGTACGCCGCCTGCCCGGACAGCACCGCGGTGGCGCAGGTGTGGCAGACGCCGGTGCGGCACGACCACCGGGTGGGTACGTCGCACGCCTCGGCGAGCTCGAGCACCGAGGCGTACCGGTCCGACCAGCTCGTGGCGAGCCCCGTCCGGGCGAAGGTCACCGCCGGCCCGGTGCCCGCGGGCCCGGGAGGCTGGTGCGGCGGCGGCGCGGCGTCCCCGACGACGCCGGGGTTGATCGGCGGTCGCGACCCGAACCGCTCGGTGTGGATACGGGCCGCTGCCACGCCGACCCCGGCGAGGGCGGCCGTGACGTCGTCCATGAACGCCTCCGGGCCGCAGACGTACGCGGTCGCGTCGGCCGGGAGACCCAGGCCGCCGATCACCTCCGGGGTGAGCCGTCCGGCCCGGACTCCCGGTCCCGCGGCGAGCGGCTGCGCCGGAGCCGTGTAGTAGACGAGGGACTGCGCGGCCGGGAGTCGCCCCAGCAGGTCGGAGACCTCGACGGAGAAGGCATGGCTGTCCGCGTCGTGCGTGGCGTGGACCCACCACACCTCGCGCCTGCTGCGCTCGCCCGAGAGCCGGTGGAGCATCGCCAGCAGCGGCGTCTGGCCGATCCCGCCGGAGACGAGCAGCACCGGCCCGGTGCCGTCGTCGAGCACGAAGTCGCCCCGCGGCGCCGCCACCTCGATCCGGTCCCCGCGGTGCAGGTGGGCGTGCAGGTGGGAGCTGACCAGCCCGTGCGGCTCGCGCTTGACGCTGATCCGGTAGCCGCCGCCCTCCGCGTCGCCCGACAGGGAGTAGGTCCGCACCGGGACCGGGTCGCCCGCGCCCGGCACCCGGACGGTGAGGAACTGGCCGGGCCGGTACGCCGGGAGCGGCGCGTCCCCCGCGAGCCGGAACGACGTCACGGACCCGCTCTCGGCGACGACGTCGGTCACGGTGAGGGGGGCGGAAGCCGGCCCAGGCCGGTGGGGGCGCGACCGCGATCCCGGCGGGCCGGGCCTCCGCGTGGTTCTCCACCATGGTGCGGAACGACTCGCGCCAGCCCGGGCTGAGGGCCGGCACGTCCAGGGCTGCCTGCAGCTGCTGCACGTCGTGCCCCGGCAGGTAGAGCAGCGCGTCGACGTCGGCCACGGTCAGCGCGTGCGGCCCGCGCGCCGTGCGCACGATCTCGTCACCGGCACTGACGTGGCCCTCGGCCAGCACCCGCAGGTAGAACCCTGGGCGGCGGTGCGCGACCAGCAGCGACGGCAGCTGCGGCTCCCCCCATCCGCATCCCCACCCGGAAGCAGGTCACGCGCGGCTGGGTGACCTCGAACTCCGCCTCGCCGATCCGGTACCGGTCCCCGATGCAGACCGCGTCGTCGGCGAGACCGTCGACGGTGAAGTTCTCCCCGAAGGCACCGTGCGCCAGGTCGTCGCGCCCGAAGAACTCCTCCCAGTGCCGGTAGGACGCGGCCTGGTAGACGAGCACCGCACGCTGCTCGCCGCCGTGCCCGACCAGGTCGCCCTGACCGTCGCCGTCGATGTTCAGGCGGCGGACCATCCGGGGCCCGGTGACCGGGCTCTTCCACACGCCGGTGTGCACGGTGCGACCGCGCCACGTCACGTCCTCGGGCATCCCGACGTTGACCGACAACAGAGTCGCCATCGCCTCGCTCCTTCCCCGGCCTCGCAACGATTCTGTCGTGCCGGGCGGCTCGACAGCCAGCACCCGGGAGTAGACCACCTGCGCCGGCGTGGGCCCTCCAGAGCCGAGGTTCCTGGCGTTCGGGACATCCGGACAACCCTGCCCCGCGGTCGTTGTTGCAGCGGGCGCCCGACGGGCGAAGAGTGAAGGACCAGGGCCGCGACCAGAGCGCGACCGGCAACCCTGACTCAGAGGGAGACCCGAGATGATCCTGGCAACGACGAAGGTCGAAGACGTGGACCGGTTCCTCACCATCTTCTCGACCAAGGGCGCCGAGAAGCGCGGGCAGCACGGGTCCAAGGGCTCGACCGTCTTCCGCGACCCTGTCGAGGAGAACCGGGTCTGGGTGCTGTTCGACTGGGATCCCGAGGGCTGGCAGGAGTTCGTGTCCGACCCGGAGGTGCCGCCGATCCTGCAGGAGGCCGGGCACGTCGGCAAGCCGCAGCCCGCGCAGCTCGTCGGTCGGTACGACGCCTGAGCAGGATCCGCCGGCGGGCGGAGGCCCGGCAGGTCAGGGACGGAAGGCGGAGCCCGTCCGGTCCAGGGCACCCTCCGTGGCGGGCACCGTGCCCCGCTTGACGGCCCGGACCAGCGCGGCGTGGTCGGCCTCGGTCTGGTCGGCGTACGACCGGGCGAACCGCACCATCGCCCGGTCCAGCTTGGCGGACCCGCCGGCGTAGCCCGCGATCATCGACGCCCCGCTGGTGCGCGCGTGCCCCTTGGCCAGCAGGTGTCCCACGATGCCGGCGTAGTCGGCCAGCGCGGCGGGATCGATGGCGTCCAGCGGGATGGTGCCCTTCATGTTCCGGAACTGCCGGACGTAGTACTGCCGCTCGCCGACGGTGGTCCACCCGAGGAGCGGGTCGCTCACCGTCTGCAGGGCCTGCTGGTACTCCACCACCCGCTGGCCCTGGTGGGCGTGCCAGGCGGACTCGCCGTGCACGTGCTCGGCCAGCACCGACCGGCGGGCCTGCTTCAGCTGGAGGAACAGCACGTCCTCGGGGCTGCTGCCCTCGAGCAGCGCGACGTACGCACGCAGGCCGACGCTGCCCACCCCGACCACCTTGTGCGCGATGTCGAGCAGGGTGTAGCCGCCCAGCACCCGCCGCCAGTGCGGCGCCAGGGTGGTGAGGTACTCGTCCAGCGCGGCCGCGATCTGGTCACTGTCCTCGTCGGACACGTGGGTGATCAACGGCGGCTCGTCGACCATGCGCCGGCGCCCCTCGTGCTCGCGGGTGAACCGCGGCAGCGCGCGGTCACTGGTCCGGTTCCGGGCCCGCTTGGCGGACCGCGCGATCTCGGCCCGGAGCGTCTTCTCGCTGGCAGTCTCGTGCAGGCGCTTCACGTCCAGACGGTTGTAGGAACGCTGGAGCAGCGGCTGCTCCGCCAGGAAGTTCACCTCGGCCCGGTAGGCCGACACGCACGACCTGACGGCCTCCGCGCACTGCCGCTCGCCGGACGAGTTCTCCCGCCCGGCCACCCAGATGCTGGCCGCGAGCCGCCGCAGGTCCCACTCCCAGCCGCCCGGGTGGGCCTCGTCGAAGTCGTTGAGGTCGATGACGAGCTCACCCTCCGGGGAGGCGTAGAAACCGAAGTTCCCGAGGTGCGCGTCACCGCAGGCCACAGGCATGATCCCGGTGGCGGGCAGGCCGGCGACGTCCGCGGCCATCACGATGGCGGTGCCGCGCAGGAAGCCGTACGGCGAGCTGACCATCCGGCTCACCCGGATCGGGACCAGCTCGTCCACACGGCCGCGGTGGGACTCCTGGATCAGCCGGACCGGGTCCGGCCGGTCGGCGGGTGCCTCCCAGCCGCCCAGGGCCTTGCGGGGCACCTGCTTGCGCAGCGCCCGACCCAGCGCGAACCGCTCCCGTCGCGACGTCGGTCGCTTCCGGAGCGAGCTGAACGCCTCGCCCTCGGCCGTGGCCAGGACCTCGTGCACTCCCGGGCTGCTCGTCACCTCGTCACCTCCAGTGCCGGACGCGTCTCGTTCTACCAGAGTCCGCGGCCCCGGCCCTGAATCATCCGGCCCAGACGAGGCGTCGGTCCGGCCTCCCCACCCAGACTGTGAGGCTGGGTCGGCGCGCGCCGCCGGCGTACCAGTCCAGACACAACGCTGTGTCCCGACCACGGGAGTGCCGATGCAGACCCGGTGGAAGAGCACCCTGGAGCCGGAGCGATGACCTCATCGTCCGCGCGGACCGGCGTCGCGTCGGGTGCCGTCGTGCTCCCCCTGGCGCTGGCGCAGTTCGTCGCCAGCTACGCCGGCAGCAACATGAACGTGGCCATCAGCACGATCGCCGACGACATCGGCACGACAGTGGTCGGCATGCAGACGACCATCACGCTGTTCACGCTGACGATGGCCTCGTTGATGATCCCCGGCAGCAAGCTGACCGACATCTGGGGCCGCAAGCCCTGCTTCATGTGGGGGCTGGCCATCTACGGCGCCGGTGCCCTGCTGGCCTCGCTGTCCCAGGGGCTGCCGCTGATGATCGTCGGCTACTCGCTGCTCGAGGGCGTCGGCTCCGCCCTTCTGATCCCCCCGATCTACATCCTGATCACGGTGCTGTTCTCGGACACCAAGACGCGAGCCAAGTACTTCGGCATGGTCAGCGGCGCCGCCGGGCTGGGCGCCGCGGCCGGTCCCCTGATCGGCGGCCTCGTCACGAGCGCGATCAGCTGGCGCGCCTCGTTCGTCCTGCAGGTGCTCATCGTCGCGCTGGTGGCCGTGCTGGCCCGGAAGATCGACGACCCACCGCGCGAGAGCGCCGCGCCGCACTTCGACCTGACCGGTGCGATCCTCTCCGCGGCAGGTCTCTTCTTCGTGGTCTTCGGCATCCTGCAGTCCTCGACGTACGGATGGTTCCGCTCACGGGCCGACTTCACCGTCGGCGGCACGGTCGTCCTCCCGCAGGGCGGCATCTCCCCGGTGTGGCTCTACCTCGTCATCGGCGCGCTGTTCCTGCTGTGGTTCTTCCTCCACC
It encodes:
- a CDS encoding DUF2252 domain-containing protein; translation: MTSSPGVHEVLATAEGEAFSSLRKRPTSRRERFALGRALRKQVPRKALGGWEAPADRPDPVRLIQESHRGRVDELVPIRVSRMVSSPYGFLRGTAIVMAADVAGLPATGIMPVACGDAHLGNFGFYASPEGELVIDLNDFDEAHPGGWEWDLRRLAASIWVAGRENSSGERQCAEAVRSCVSAYRAEVNFLAEQPLLQRSYNRLDVKRLHETASEKTLRAEIARSAKRARNRTSDRALPRFTREHEGRRRMVDEPPLITHVSDEDSDQIAAALDEYLTTLAPHWRRVLGGYTLLDIAHKVVGVGSVGLRAYVALLEGSSPEDVLFLQLKQARRSVLAEHVHGESAWHAHQGQRVVEYQQALQTVSDPLLGWTTVGERQYYVRQFRNMKGTIPLDAIDPAALADYAGIVGHLLAKGHARTSGASMIAGYAGGSAKLDRAMVRFARSYADQTEADHAALVRAVKRGTVPATEGALDRTGSAFRP
- a CDS encoding MFS transporter, which encodes MTSSSARTGVASGAVVLPLALAQFVASYAGSNMNVAISTIADDIGTTVVGMQTTITLFTLTMASLMIPGSKLTDIWGRKPCFMWGLAIYGAGALLASLSQGLPLMIVGYSLLEGVGSALLIPPIYILITVLFSDTKTRAKYFGMVSGAAGLGAAAGPLIGGLVTSAISWRASFVLQVLIVALVAVLARKIDDPPRESAAPHFDLTGAILSAAGLFFVVFGILQSSTYGWFRSRADFTVGGTVVLPQGGISPVWLYLVIGALFLLWFFLHLRSTERHGKDPLVSTRLFHNRTSNLGLTTQTIQWLTMQGSFFVISVFLQQVRGYNAIQTGLMLTPTTVGVLLAAGTAERLARRRSQRFLIRRGFAVTIIGLLLVLALAREHSSNWTFMPGLFLVGAGIGVMLTSSVNVVQSAFPEEDQGDISGVSRSVSNLGSSLGVALAGSVLAADAFPGNRSFAVSLVIMTVIAVIGFVAALLIPKDPEKATA